CAGTTAGCCATGCTTGTCACCGCACTACGGAGGTATACCCTTTGGCGAGAGTGGCGATAGCGGCGCGACTGTCGCGACTGCCTCGGCTGCCGCGAGTGggcatgcacacatatagaCGTACACGTGTATGATTGTACGGGAGTGCACCTGTGTGATTGTGCGTGTGTAGGTCTATATGTGTGAGCTTGTGTGTGTTAACGTATGGCCTCCCTAAACCGTGAACTCCCTAACCGTGAACTGCTCCCACTTTCACTCATccctttccttccccccctctccaCCCCGACAGAATCGATTTCAATGGCAGATTGGCTTCTCAACCTAGTGGAAGAATATCAAtgtatgataaaattacaccagtacgaaaaaaaaaaaaaaggaggcttGCTTAGATGTACAGCCAAAAAGAGCAACGGAGTGTACATGAGAGAGAGGGAGAGAAAGAGAGCCGAGGAGCGTGCCCACATGCGCAACCCTATCGATGCGCCTATCTCGACGCACCCACATGCGCACCCACCTGAGCGACTGCTTCACCCCCACGGTTATTCCCCCGTCTTGtccgtgttttttttttcccccttccctTCTTCAGCCCAAGATAgatgtatacattttatgAACACGTGCATGCGAAGTGTGTTATGAGTTGTATGctctgtgtgtgtgtgaaGGGAGGGGtaacttcttccttttttttctttttttttctttttttcttctttttatacgTATCCGTTTGGCGAAAACGTTGGCCCTGAttgtttgttttatttgttgACCCCACTGTCGGAGAgagcctttttctttttcacgcGACCGTTTCGTAGTTGGCTTGTTGATGCTTCCCTGACGCGTTCGCCCCGATCACGCAGGCAGCAAAGCTGAATTGGCCTCTAGCCAGACCGCTAGCCAGACCGCTAACCAGGCCGCTAACCAGGCCGCTTACCACAGTATGTATTTGCCCCTACATGGTGTTGTACCCCTTGTGAGACATCTCCTATGTACCTGTTTACACGCTTCACTGTGCTGCGTTGCATTCCATTGAGAGTTATGAACCCCCAAGCAGAGTGAATTGAGATGGTGGGGTAGGCGGAGCGAGCACATCCGCTTTCGCATGCCATGTCGTTGCACCACCCGTGAGGTGGACCCTCCCCCCTGCTATGCATACCAGCGCTGCTATGCATTCCTGAGCTGCTACACATTCCTGCGCTGTTACACATTCCTGCGCTGTTACACATTCCTGCGCTGTTACACATTCCTGCGCTGTTACACATTCCTGCGCTTCTATGCACTTCTCACCactcccccttccccccctttcacCCACCTCTTGGTAGTAATTCTATCACGTGTAAATATGACCACAATAAGGTTAGCAGCTTTTAAGGCACGTCGGAATGAACCAACGGGGAGGTGttgttcccccccttcgGGAGTATCAGTGCGAGCAGGGGgtcctctccattttgtccccATCCACCTGTGGCGTCCATCTTTGCCATCTACCTCTGACGTCCATCTTTGCCATCTACCTGTGGCGTCCCTCTTTGCCATCCACCTGTGCCACCCAACTGTTCCCTATCACCTTGTGTCTTCTCTACAtcatgccattttttattgcctATCGCCATCACATGTATGAGTGGGTGCACGTGTGGACACGCACCTCCGCACACAATTTCGTGCACATGAACCGAGTGCCCAATCACGGGAGTCACCTCCTCCCACGCCCCCAATACATATACAAGTCCAtctttaacatttttttttttttttttccccatgctGTGTAAATACATGTGCTACTAAAGCAGTTGGTTTTCCATTAGGAGCATTAATGAGTTGCCAATATGACCTTTTTACATGAGCGGAGAGAATGCAGTGAATTACCCTCACAAGATTGTTTGcggcaaaattaaaaagggaaaacaagCTGCCACAGTTAGTGCCACGTtcgtgtaattttttcaaccaCGCGTCAGCTATATGCCAGCTTTATGACAGCTATATGACAGCTATATGACAGCTTTATACCAGCTTCGTGCCAGCTTTATGACAGCTTTACACCAGCTTCGTGCCAGCTTCACatgtaattttaattttggagTGGCCAACCTTTTGCAGTTTTGTTTCCCTCGTTTTTGTGCCATGTCCTAGTGGGAGTGTCACCCCCCAACTACCACCGAGTAACGTCGAAGCAGATAGCAGAGGGGGGACGgccatatgtgtgtatgttgTGGGGAGCATTCCGAACTGTGTGCGTGCCACAGTTGCGTAGGAGTAGCGGTGAGAGGGGGAGAGTATCCAAATGGCTCAGGCCACCAAAGcacgtgtgcacatatatatatgtatatatatgtgtgtgtgtacatgtgtatcCACGTgcgtgtgctttttttttttttttccccttccggTAGGCCACTTTTTACAAGAAATTTGGTTGTGACCGCGCCATAGCACATATACATCACTGTGTCCGCCGCGCGCCGTCTGCGCAGTCGTTCGGGCAGTTGTTTGTGCAACAATCGTCTTTGCAATCGCCTTTGCAGTTTGCAGCCTGCACACCTTTCGCACCACTTTCGCAACATTTTCGCACCACTTTCGCATCCATTTCGTAACAATTTGCCTCTACactttgcacacacacaccccgTGCGAGTGCCATTTTAACcccttctgttttttttttaaatacaacTCGAACTGGACCCCCAGGCGAGGACTCCAAAGCGGCCTCGAAAACGGAGGACCCTCGTTTGGGGCCTCAGTAGCATGCGAATTAAGACATACGACAGTTGAACCGCGCAGTGGAAGCGGCTCGCCCGAAGGGACGGACGGATTCCCTCCGCAGGTGGGCATAAAAGTTAGCGTAGAAGTTAGCGTAAAGGTCAGCGCAAAGATCAGCGCAAAGGTCAGCGTAAAAGTCAGCGTAAAGGTCAGCGCAAAGGCTGTTACAAAAGGTGGCGTAAAAGTCCGTGGAAACACTTCGCCACCGATAGGCGCTGCAAGTTGGCCGAAAAAACGAAGCCAATCTTTGCAGCACATGGACACGCAGGGGAAtttcaaaatggctagctgccCGAACaggcaatattttttttttttggggaaaatTTGCGAACTTTTTCTAATTTGgctgactttttttttttggctagccatttgtgtacctttttttttttttttttttttttttgctagcCCTTATTTCCCCTTCGAGGGTTGCAGCAGGGCTCAGCGGCGGGAGGTCTTACCTATGGACCTCTTGCCCGAAAACAAGTGTCTCGGCTTCTTCGCAGGGATGGAGCGGTCTGCTTCTCCCTTCGTTCCCTTTTCGATTTTCCTGTACGCAGCTTTGTTCAGCTTGTATGCCTTTTTCCTCTGCAACTCGGTCGATGTGCTCTGGAAAATCTTGGACTTTTTGGTTGGGTCTCCATATACGTTATCCttaatttgtttcttcttggAAATAtcctttttcacttttttcgcGTTCAGGAGGCTTTTGGCAGATCCCTTGGACGAGCCATCATTCCTGTCCGCTCCGTTCAGTGTGCCCTTTCTTCTGGCTCGCTCGGTCATACTCTTGAGTATCTTTTCCTTGTCCAATTTGAGGGCATccaattttttgcccatttcgtcaattgttttgttttttttgtgatacagtggttgcttctcctcatttAATTTGGCATTGAGTTTCAGTCCCTTCAGTCGGAGGGCCATGCGCTCCAAAATTCTTTTGGTTTTAAACCACATGGGGTCGATCTCTGCGTCTTGATCGAACATTTCctgctcttccttttccaacTCTAATAACTTCTGCTCTATGTCTAAGTCCACAAAATCgctgatattttttccgttgTATATTTCGGGGATTACATCATATTTGTGCTCCTCCTTTATGT
The window above is part of the Plasmodium cynomolgi strain B DNA, chromosome 11, whole genome shotgun sequence genome. Proteins encoded here:
- a CDS encoding hypothetical protein (putative); this translates as MKYSAFRSSMRFAAKFCGNNNYKLYMNSVPQFSTFAYGKHLKTNPLTNRLDDLLKRNSTLISTISINGLDDLITQSSKIESISMADWLLNLVEEYQSQDRCIHFMNTNSITCKYDHNKATFYKKFGCDRAIAHIHHCVRRAPSAQSFGQFAACTPFAPLSQHFRTTFASIS